Proteins encoded together in one Salarchaeum sp. JOR-1 window:
- a CDS encoding deoxyhypusine synthase, with amino-acid sequence MSDDDSHEHVVPGSEEELDSADVRGYDFRGDFDFFEMLDAYETTGFQATHLAQAVDIARDMRDDDVTTYLTLTSNIVSSGLRETVAYLVREGFVDVIITTSGSITEDVIKTAKPFKMGEWDADEAELRERGINRLGNIFVPSDRYVWLEAYLNDFFEDFFADEKIRTPTAFSKELGETLDDEDSILKNAADQDVPIFCPALTDAEVGNFLYYYRQGYDSEVGIEILDDYDSLIEHGLLAEETGLIAVGAGVPKHHAIMTNLFRGGADHAVYISTGMEGDGSLSGAPPEEAVSWGKIKDEDTNYVQIEAEATLVFPLLVAGAFKRD; translated from the coding sequence ATGAGCGACGACGACAGCCACGAGCACGTCGTCCCCGGGTCCGAGGAGGAACTGGACTCGGCGGACGTGCGCGGCTACGACTTCCGCGGCGACTTCGACTTCTTCGAGATGCTCGACGCGTACGAGACCACTGGCTTCCAGGCGACCCACCTCGCGCAGGCCGTGGACATCGCGCGCGACATGCGCGACGACGACGTGACCACCTACCTCACGCTCACCTCGAACATCGTCTCCTCCGGCCTGCGGGAGACGGTCGCCTACCTCGTCCGGGAGGGGTTCGTGGACGTCATCATCACCACGTCCGGCTCCATCACCGAGGACGTCATCAAGACGGCGAAGCCGTTCAAGATGGGGGAGTGGGACGCCGACGAAGCCGAACTCCGCGAGCGCGGCATCAACAGGCTCGGGAACATCTTCGTTCCCTCCGACCGGTACGTCTGGCTGGAGGCGTACCTGAACGACTTCTTCGAGGACTTCTTCGCCGACGAGAAAATCCGCACGCCGACGGCGTTCTCGAAGGAACTCGGCGAAACCCTCGACGACGAGGACTCTATCCTGAAGAACGCCGCCGACCAGGACGTCCCCATCTTCTGTCCCGCACTCACGGACGCCGAGGTCGGGAACTTCCTCTACTACTACCGCCAGGGCTACGACTCGGAGGTCGGCATCGAAATCCTGGACGACTACGACTCGCTCATCGAGCACGGCCTGCTCGCGGAGGAGACCGGGCTCATCGCGGTCGGCGCGGGCGTCCCGAAGCACCACGCCATCATGACGAACCTCTTCCGCGGCGGCGCAGACCACGCGGTCTACATCTCCACGGGCATGGAGGGCGACGGCTCGCTCTCCGGCGCGCCGCCCGAGGAAGCCGTCTCCTGGGGGAAAATCAAGGACGAGGACACGAACTACGTCCAGATCGAGGCCGAAGCCACGCTGGTCTTCCCGCTGCTGGTGGCGGGAGCGTTCAAGCGCGACTGA
- a CDS encoding PfkB family carbohydrate kinase produces MDERTGRLADARGVLDASVTATALPDGSVDRRYTVEDRAGAVRSRESFGRRIAAGEAKSFYVDHEATDPGGQAVNDAFQFHALGDDTTLAGHLDHDIFETLPFDAYSMGAPAHVDIYEFESDAVMLTEESAGIETWRFETLERALGPRLDAALAADAVVWANWASVPHATDALRELRERDPDGGVLVLDPGDVTIIDPDTVRGFADALGALTDRYEVVVSANRGEAAFLADALDASFADDGSLARAARAALGVDAFVLHEVEHAVAATRDVLAFVPNEPTSDPVRFTGAGDRFSAGLAHARAADGSWVAALALANACAAHYAIRGETADSDTLRSFIE; encoded by the coding sequence ATGGACGAACGCACGGGACGGCTCGCGGACGCCCGGGGAGTGCTGGACGCGTCCGTCACCGCCACGGCGCTCCCGGACGGCAGCGTCGACCGCCGGTACACGGTCGAAGACCGGGCGGGCGCGGTGCGCTCGCGTGAGTCGTTCGGCCGCCGCATCGCCGCGGGCGAGGCCAAGTCGTTCTACGTCGACCACGAGGCCACTGACCCCGGCGGCCAGGCCGTGAACGACGCGTTCCAGTTTCACGCGCTCGGTGACGACACCACGCTCGCCGGCCACCTCGACCACGATATCTTCGAAACGCTTCCGTTCGACGCGTACTCGATGGGTGCGCCCGCTCACGTCGACATCTACGAGTTCGAGTCGGACGCCGTGATGCTCACTGAGGAGTCCGCGGGCATCGAGACGTGGCGCTTCGAGACGCTCGAACGAGCGCTCGGCCCGCGCCTCGACGCCGCGCTCGCCGCGGACGCCGTCGTGTGGGCGAACTGGGCGTCCGTCCCGCACGCGACCGACGCCCTCCGCGAACTCCGCGAGCGCGACCCCGACGGCGGCGTGCTCGTCCTTGACCCCGGCGACGTGACCATCATCGACCCTGACACAGTCCGCGGGTTCGCGGACGCGCTCGGCGCGCTCACCGACCGCTACGAAGTCGTCGTGAGCGCGAACCGCGGGGAAGCCGCGTTCCTCGCGGACGCGCTCGACGCCTCGTTCGCGGACGACGGCTCGCTCGCCCGTGCCGCGCGGGCGGCCCTCGGCGTGGACGCGTTCGTCCTCCACGAGGTCGAACACGCCGTCGCCGCCACCCGGGACGTGCTCGCGTTCGTGCCGAACGAACCGACGAGCGACCCCGTCCGCTTCACGGGCGCCGGCGACCGGTTCAGCGCGGGTCTCGCGCACGCTCGCGCCGCAGACGGGTCGTGGGTGGCGGCGCTCGCGCTCGCGAACGCCTGCGCCGCCCACTACGCGATACGGGGGGAGACCGCCGACTCCGACACGCTCCGATCGTTCATCGAGTGA
- a CDS encoding HAD-IIB family hydrolase yields MVPPLAVDIDGTLSRDDRSIDSRVLDVLREWDAPVVIATGKALPYPVALCGFVGVPERVVAENGGVSYDRDRDRLHFHGDREAAQDVVDEYVARGHSLGWGEVDLVNRWRETEVAVSRDQPLAPLRDIAETHGLHVVDTGYAYHVKSPGMHKGRALESLVADLDYDLSEFVAVGDSANDAEMLDAVGTGYAVANADDAAKAAADHVVAGAYADGFLDAVDAVLAE; encoded by the coding sequence ATGGTTCCGCCGCTCGCCGTCGACATCGACGGCACGCTCAGCCGCGACGACCGCTCCATCGACTCCCGCGTCCTCGACGTGCTCCGCGAGTGGGACGCGCCCGTCGTCATCGCCACCGGGAAGGCGCTCCCGTACCCGGTCGCGCTCTGCGGGTTCGTCGGCGTGCCCGAGCGCGTCGTCGCGGAGAACGGCGGCGTCTCCTACGACCGCGACCGCGACCGCCTGCACTTCCACGGCGACCGCGAGGCCGCCCAGGACGTGGTGGACGAGTACGTCGCGCGCGGCCACAGCCTGGGCTGGGGCGAGGTCGACCTGGTGAACCGCTGGCGGGAGACCGAGGTCGCGGTGAGCCGCGACCAGCCGCTCGCGCCCCTCCGCGACATCGCCGAAACGCACGGTCTTCACGTCGTCGACACGGGATACGCGTACCACGTGAAGTCGCCGGGGATGCACAAGGGCCGCGCGCTCGAATCGCTCGTCGCCGACCTCGACTACGACCTGTCGGAGTTCGTCGCGGTCGGCGACTCCGCGAACGACGCGGAGATGCTCGACGCCGTGGGGACGGGCTACGCTGTCGCGAACGCGGACGACGCCGCGAAGGCCGCCGCCGACCACGTCGTTGCGGGCGCGTACGCCGACGGCTTCCTCGACGCCGTCGACGCGGTGCTGGCCGAATAG
- a CDS encoding DICT sensory domain-containing protein, translating into MDSIRSLVERVESEGRTLTVYDPVNEAVVDRLRDYFGPQRVTVSVAESRGEHAPANFAVLHDDGDVVAASDLDDVDSVIAFEAGIVSDPDFDRDSYPAVLEHDDTTTFTSFNKRNMIIASREVEVAAHTVGRGELRVGFQSLSKMDDQWRVYTQLADSGLDVHVYGLPDWEKPRNELNLAFHTDDVSEVRESWFVVYDGDGQDSRKIALIAHEQDDGTFHGFWTYDPGVVDEFLDYVHAGGLGA; encoded by the coding sequence ATGGACTCCATCCGCTCGCTCGTCGAACGCGTGGAGAGCGAGGGGCGAACGCTCACCGTCTACGACCCCGTAAACGAGGCCGTCGTCGACCGCCTTCGCGACTACTTCGGCCCGCAGCGCGTCACCGTGAGTGTCGCGGAATCACGCGGGGAGCACGCGCCCGCGAACTTCGCCGTGCTGCACGACGACGGGGATGTCGTGGCGGCGAGCGACCTCGACGACGTCGATTCCGTGATCGCGTTCGAGGCGGGTATCGTCTCCGACCCCGACTTCGACCGCGACAGCTATCCCGCGGTGCTCGAACACGACGACACGACGACGTTTACGTCGTTCAACAAGCGCAACATGATAATCGCGTCCCGCGAGGTCGAGGTCGCCGCGCACACCGTCGGCCGCGGCGAACTCCGCGTCGGCTTCCAGTCGCTCTCGAAGATGGACGACCAGTGGCGCGTCTACACGCAGCTCGCGGACAGCGGGCTCGACGTGCACGTGTACGGGCTTCCGGACTGGGAGAAACCGCGGAACGAACTCAACCTCGCCTTCCACACGGACGACGTTTCGGAGGTCCGCGAGTCGTGGTTCGTCGTGTACGACGGAGACGGCCAGGATTCGCGGAAGATCGCGCTCATCGCCCACGAGCAGGACGACGGAACCTTCCACGGGTTCTGGACGTACGACCCGGGCGTCGTGGACGAGTTCCTCGACTACGTCCACGCGGGCGGGCTCGGCGCATAG
- a CDS encoding Xaa-Pro peptidase family protein, whose protein sequence is MTPFERRTRDCQDRLDADEALALFPSPNLYYLGGFHESPGERHFFLFVTPDDAAFLAPALYAEQLRDETWVDDVRTWRDGDDPVEHVRDVAADLDLGSSVLLDETMWARFSMDLRTALPDAEFGLATDVLSALRVRKDDAERDAIRRASEAADAAMRDVRALGADAVGSTETDLARYVADRLEHHGGTGTSFETIVASGPNAALPHHQHGEREIRPGEPVVFDFGTRVDRYPSDQTRTVVFEGEPPEAYIDAHEAVADAQQAAVDAVEPGVSCEAVDAAAREVVADAGFGEEFVHRTGHGVGLDVHEEPYIVGGNERELREGMVFSVEPGVYRAGEWGVRIEDLVAVTADGCERLNHTTRDWRP, encoded by the coding sequence ATGACGCCCTTCGAACGCCGCACCCGCGACTGCCAGGACCGCCTCGACGCGGACGAGGCGCTCGCCCTCTTCCCGAGTCCGAACCTCTACTACCTCGGGGGGTTTCACGAGTCGCCCGGCGAACGTCACTTCTTCCTGTTCGTCACGCCCGACGACGCCGCGTTCCTCGCGCCCGCGCTCTACGCCGAGCAACTCCGCGACGAGACCTGGGTCGATGACGTGCGCACGTGGCGGGACGGCGACGACCCCGTCGAACACGTCCGCGACGTCGCGGCCGACCTCGACCTCGGTTCGAGCGTCCTCCTCGACGAGACGATGTGGGCGCGGTTCTCGATGGACCTCCGGACGGCGCTTCCCGACGCCGAGTTCGGCCTCGCGACGGACGTGCTGTCCGCGCTGCGCGTGCGGAAGGACGACGCCGAACGCGACGCCATCCGCCGGGCGAGCGAGGCCGCGGACGCCGCGATGCGGGACGTGCGCGCGCTCGGCGCGGACGCCGTCGGCAGCACCGAAACCGACCTCGCGCGGTACGTCGCAGACCGACTCGAACACCACGGGGGTACGGGGACGTCCTTCGAGACGATCGTCGCGTCGGGGCCGAACGCCGCGCTTCCGCACCACCAGCACGGCGAGCGCGAGATCCGGCCGGGAGAGCCCGTCGTCTTCGACTTCGGGACGCGCGTCGACCGCTACCCGAGCGACCAGACCCGGACCGTCGTCTTCGAGGGCGAACCGCCCGAAGCGTACATCGACGCGCACGAGGCCGTCGCCGACGCCCAACAGGCCGCTGTCGACGCAGTCGAACCCGGCGTGTCCTGCGAGGCCGTGGACGCCGCCGCGCGCGAGGTCGTCGCGGACGCGGGGTTCGGCGAGGAGTTCGTCCACCGCACCGGCCACGGCGTCGGTCTGGACGTGCACGAGGAACCCTACATCGTCGGCGGAAACGAGCGCGAACTCCGGGAGGGAATGGTGTTCAGCGTCGAACCCGGCGTCTACCGGGCGGGCGAGTGGGGCGTCCGCATCGAAGACCTCGTCGCCGTCACCGCCGACGGCTGTGAGCGACTGAATCACACGACGCGCGACTGGCGGCCCTGA
- a CDS encoding MFS transporter: MSASESARSWRGVTAVAAWQVVASATYYAVFAATSSFRDAYQLSGFEVGLVVSVMTLGYTLFLFPMGAVVDAYGDHPAMVGGLVGLAIGAAGVAASGAGLPLAGTYPGLLVAVFVLGCAYATGMPATNRAVASRAPRGRYNLAVGLKQVGVTAGSAVSAVFVTNTLIVPTWPASFAVIAVVGFLVAAGYAVTFDGTGGSGRMEFPDIRAIAANRLLLVLSLAGFFLGAAVFTLTGYTVPYIEDATRATTAFAGATLALMQVSGSIGRIGAGSIADRIRGTAERASLRVLAVQVAVAAALFFALPEARGVWLLVVFAGLGLALLGFTGLYHGAVTALAPEGKSGAATAAGQITLNVGGLVVPPLFGLIADTAGYALGWYLLGVGVAASTGMVVFALVRYD; this comes from the coding sequence GTGAGTGCGAGCGAGTCCGCGCGAAGCTGGCGCGGCGTCACCGCCGTCGCCGCCTGGCAGGTCGTCGCGTCCGCCACCTACTACGCGGTGTTCGCCGCGACGTCCTCGTTCCGCGACGCCTACCAGTTGAGCGGGTTCGAGGTCGGACTCGTGGTGTCGGTGATGACGCTCGGGTACACGCTCTTTCTCTTCCCGATGGGCGCCGTCGTGGACGCGTACGGCGACCACCCCGCGATGGTCGGCGGCCTCGTCGGCCTCGCAATCGGCGCGGCCGGCGTCGCCGCGTCCGGCGCGGGACTTCCGCTCGCCGGCACGTACCCCGGTCTCCTCGTCGCGGTGTTCGTCCTCGGCTGTGCGTACGCCACCGGGATGCCCGCGACGAACCGCGCCGTCGCCAGCCGCGCCCCCAGGGGCCGGTACAACCTCGCCGTCGGCCTGAAGCAGGTCGGCGTCACCGCCGGCAGCGCCGTGAGCGCCGTGTTCGTCACGAACACCCTCATCGTCCCGACGTGGCCCGCGAGCTTCGCCGTCATCGCCGTCGTCGGCTTCCTCGTCGCCGCCGGGTACGCGGTCACGTTCGACGGCACGGGCGGGAGCGGCCGCATGGAGTTCCCCGACATCCGCGCCATCGCCGCGAACCGCCTCCTGCTCGTCCTGTCTCTCGCCGGGTTCTTCCTCGGTGCCGCCGTCTTCACACTCACCGGGTACACCGTCCCCTACATCGAGGACGCGACGCGCGCCACCACCGCGTTCGCCGGCGCGACGCTCGCCCTGATGCAGGTGTCGGGGAGCATCGGCCGCATCGGCGCGGGCAGCATCGCCGACCGCATCCGCGGCACCGCAGAGCGCGCCAGCCTCCGCGTCCTCGCCGTGCAGGTCGCGGTCGCCGCCGCCCTGTTCTTCGCGCTCCCGGAAGCCAGGGGGGTCTGGCTGCTCGTCGTGTTCGCCGGCCTCGGCCTCGCCCTCCTGGGATTCACGGGCCTCTACCACGGTGCAGTCACGGCGCTCGCCCCCGAGGGGAAATCAGGGGCCGCGACCGCCGCCGGACAGATCACGCTCAACGTCGGCGGCCTCGTCGTTCCACCCCTGTTCGGATTGATCGCGGACACCGCCGGCTACGCCCTCGGCTGGTACCTGCTCGGCGTCGGCGTCGCCGCCTCCACCGGCATGGTCGTCTTCGCGCTCGTGCGCTACGACTAG
- a CDS encoding DUF4396 domain-containing protein encodes MSLHGLLAQIEHALAPVRHVMKPILSDPLAMGVWALFALTSAAVLWWDIRERNQALPSLMKGVWTLVVLYSGPFGLAVYWYSGRTQISHDSLWRRGFRSTAHCYSGCGAGEVLGFVLLAGLLALQSTLVITVGTFALAYLFGYALTVGPLMQEGVGFGEAMLDALYSETPSITVMELAAIGTDLLIASQAHISDLLFWGALAFSLSVGFVFAYPVNAILVYFGVKEGMKNPAEMGHSQSSE; translated from the coding sequence ATGTCACTACACGGACTCCTCGCACAGATCGAACACGCGCTCGCGCCAGTTCGCCACGTCATGAAACCGATCCTCTCGGATCCGCTCGCGATGGGTGTCTGGGCGCTGTTCGCCCTCACGTCCGCCGCCGTCCTCTGGTGGGACATCCGCGAGCGGAACCAAGCGCTGCCGTCGCTGATGAAGGGCGTCTGGACGCTCGTCGTGCTCTACTCCGGCCCGTTCGGCCTCGCTGTCTACTGGTACTCCGGTCGCACCCAGATCAGCCACGACTCGCTGTGGCGGCGCGGCTTCCGGTCGACCGCCCACTGCTACTCGGGCTGTGGAGCCGGCGAAGTCCTCGGGTTCGTGCTCCTCGCGGGGCTGCTCGCGCTCCAGAGCACGCTCGTCATCACGGTCGGGACGTTCGCGCTCGCGTACCTGTTCGGGTACGCGCTCACCGTCGGGCCGTTGATGCAGGAGGGCGTCGGCTTCGGGGAGGCGATGCTGGACGCCCTCTACAGCGAGACGCCGAGCATCACCGTCATGGAGCTCGCGGCCATCGGAACGGATCTCCTGATCGCCAGTCAGGCGCACATCAGCGACCTCCTGTTCTGGGGTGCGCTCGCGTTCTCGCTGTCTGTCGGGTTCGTTTTCGCGTACCCCGTCAACGCCATCCTCGTCTACTTCGGCGTGAAAGAGGGGATGAAGAACCCCGCCGAGATGGGGCACAGCCAGTCGAGTGAGTAG
- a CDS encoding DUF6663 family protein has translation MSEARTTGEYRVRSRTPDGAAFVLVPLDGDAPVRVEDDDADLAPGNRVRATLAWNDGTARFDDYEAVDDTRITYVRGATGLFEDALDTMEEARRENLGVNSQTTYSTDGDPNGAVYAFASQPGERDLYTEFRDGTAPLEPLLDRLDDFEDCPHHVFVLDPAEHDFLVLYLVLRRDSVLERTVLDTYA, from the coding sequence ATGTCGGAGGCTCGAACGACCGGCGAGTACCGGGTACGCTCTCGAACGCCCGACGGCGCGGCGTTCGTGCTCGTTCCGCTCGACGGCGACGCCCCGGTGCGCGTCGAGGACGACGACGCCGACCTCGCGCCCGGGAACCGCGTTCGGGCGACGCTCGCCTGGAACGACGGCACCGCGCGCTTCGATGACTACGAGGCCGTCGATGACACCCGAATCACGTACGTCCGCGGCGCGACCGGCCTGTTCGAGGACGCGCTCGACACCATGGAGGAAGCCCGCCGCGAGAACCTCGGCGTGAACTCCCAAACCACGTACAGCACGGACGGCGACCCGAACGGCGCAGTCTACGCGTTCGCCAGTCAGCCCGGCGAGCGCGACCTCTACACCGAGTTCCGGGACGGCACCGCGCCGCTCGAACCGCTCCTCGACCGACTGGACGACTTCGAAGACTGCCCCCACCACGTGTTCGTCCTCGACCCCGCCGAACACGACTTCCTCGTGCTCTACCTCGTCCTCCGCCGCGACAGCGTCCTCGAACGCACCGTCTTGGACACCTACGCCTGA
- a CDS encoding ketopantoate reductase family protein, whose amino-acid sequence MRVAVLGPGAIGSLFGGRLDRSGVDVTLVGRPGDHVTALARDGLRLTLPDGTTERVPVDVTTHPDSVGPVDVVLVCVKAYDTRSALADADALLDGAAVCTFQNGLGNAETIAEFVPASRVLAGTTSHGATLEAPGHVRHAGVGDTVVGNYVTDTSEAATALARALTDAGIETDVVADAARAVWEKVLVNAGINAATALAGVPNGRLADTDPGERVLRRAVEEAAAVADAEGIELTTDPVAAASRVARRTAENRSSMRQDLDRGRRTEIDALNGEIVSRGRDHGIDTPVNETLTDLVRLAES is encoded by the coding sequence ATGCGCGTCGCAGTGCTCGGCCCGGGTGCTATCGGGTCGCTGTTCGGCGGTCGTCTCGATCGGAGCGGCGTCGACGTGACGCTCGTCGGTCGGCCGGGCGACCACGTCACCGCCCTCGCCCGGGACGGGCTTCGCCTCACGCTCCCCGACGGAACGACGGAGCGCGTTCCCGTGGACGTGACGACACACCCCGACAGCGTCGGCCCCGTGGACGTCGTCTTGGTGTGCGTGAAGGCCTACGACACGCGGAGCGCGCTCGCCGACGCCGACGCGCTCCTCGACGGCGCGGCGGTCTGCACGTTCCAGAACGGCCTCGGGAACGCGGAGACTATCGCGGAGTTCGTGCCCGCGTCCCGCGTACTCGCGGGGACGACGAGTCACGGCGCGACGCTCGAAGCGCCCGGTCACGTCCGACACGCGGGCGTCGGCGACACGGTCGTGGGGAACTACGTCACCGACACCAGTGAGGCGGCGACCGCGCTCGCCCGCGCGCTGACCGACGCCGGCATCGAGACCGACGTGGTTGCGGACGCGGCGCGCGCCGTCTGGGAGAAAGTCCTCGTGAACGCCGGCATCAACGCCGCGACCGCGCTCGCGGGCGTGCCGAACGGCCGCCTCGCCGACACCGACCCCGGCGAGCGCGTGCTCCGCCGCGCCGTCGAGGAAGCCGCCGCCGTCGCGGACGCCGAGGGTATCGAACTCACTACCGACCCCGTCGCGGCCGCGTCCCGGGTCGCCCGCCGCACCGCCGAAAACCGCTCCTCGATGCGCCAGGACCTCGACCGCGGGCGGAGAACCGAAATCGACGCGCTGAACGGCGAAATCGTCTCGCGCGGCCGCGACCACGGCATCGACACGCCGGTGAACGAGACGCTGACCGACCTCGTGCGACTCGCCGAATCGTAG
- a CDS encoding universal stress protein translates to MYEILLAVDEEDEHANAQVDAVIDLPGRDEIHAHVFHDFTDNPTGASIGQLASARHAKETLEDAGIEVTLHETSGDPSEAILDTARDLGVDAICVASRKRTPTGKALFGSVTQAVILGADRPVIVCGAD, encoded by the coding sequence ATGTACGAGATACTGCTCGCGGTCGACGAGGAGGACGAGCACGCGAACGCCCAGGTCGACGCGGTGATCGACCTCCCCGGGCGGGACGAAATCCACGCGCACGTCTTCCACGACTTCACCGACAACCCGACCGGGGCGTCCATCGGCCAGCTCGCGTCCGCGCGACACGCGAAGGAAACCCTGGAGGACGCCGGGATCGAGGTGACACTGCACGAGACGAGCGGCGACCCCTCGGAGGCGATTCTCGACACGGCCCGCGACCTCGGCGTGGACGCCATCTGCGTCGCGTCCCGCAAGCGCACGCCCACCGGAAAAGCTCTCTTCGGGAGCGTGACGCAGGCGGTCATCCTCGGTGCGGATCGCCCGGTCATCGTCTGCGGCGCGGATTGA
- a CDS encoding DUF1684 domain-containing protein, whose protein sequence is MAEPDLDRDAWRERVREHRAEKRRFVRENMELPETGDDLEFYDLDPDLRVVARLQRAQNPEVVRVELTRGPAAEYERVATLGFTLDGEHHVLAGYHAPKQNGLFVPFTDETSGGETPEIGRYVELDVDGVASGSQVALDFNLAYLPFCALDESYASPVPPARNHVPAAVRAGEKHVEVE, encoded by the coding sequence ATGGCCGAACCCGACCTCGACCGCGACGCGTGGCGCGAGCGCGTCCGCGAGCACCGCGCGGAGAAACGCCGGTTCGTCCGGGAGAACATGGAACTCCCGGAGACCGGCGACGACCTCGAATTCTACGACCTCGACCCCGACCTCCGTGTGGTCGCGCGCCTCCAGCGCGCGCAGAACCCCGAGGTGGTGCGGGTGGAGCTCACGCGCGGCCCCGCCGCGGAGTACGAACGCGTCGCGACCCTCGGGTTCACGCTCGACGGCGAGCATCACGTACTCGCGGGCTACCACGCCCCAAAGCAGAACGGCCTGTTCGTGCCGTTCACCGACGAAACGTCGGGCGGCGAGACGCCGGAGATCGGCCGGTACGTCGAACTCGACGTCGACGGCGTTGCGTCGGGGAGTCAGGTCGCGCTCGACTTCAATCTCGCCTACCTGCCGTTCTGCGCGCTGGACGAGAGTTACGCGAGCCCCGTGCCGCCGGCGCGAAACCACGTGCCTGCGGCTGTCCGGGCGGGAGAGAAACACGTCGAAGTCGAATAA